Proteins from one Esox lucius isolate fEsoLuc1 chromosome 19, fEsoLuc1.pri, whole genome shotgun sequence genomic window:
- the LOC105021842 gene encoding neuronal cell adhesion molecule isoform X14 → MERMRTRTSAAVFLMLILGYLGNALEVPLDLPQPPTITHQSPKDYIIDPRENIVIHCDAKGKPHPSFSWTRNGTHFDIDQDSKVTMKPRSGTLVVDISGEKAETYEGVYQCTARNEHGTAVSNNIVIRQSRSPLWSKERNPPIVVQEGVSLVLECRPPAGLPPPIIFWMNNNFQRLPQSSRVSQGLNGDLYFSNVLAEDTRKDYICYARFPHTQTIQQKQPITVMVLDLDAFNETVAALYNETDFFSDGSVGERKPTFLIPSGSSSSKMVLRGEVLELECIAEGLPTPEVSWMKMSGEFPASRTSVLQFKKTLRIENVSEADAGDYRCTGHNHLGSVHHTFHVTVRAAPYWISVPRNLVLAPRENGILICRASGIPKPTITWAMNGIPIENSPRDPSRKVEGDTIMFAEVQTGSSAVYQCNVSNEYGYLLANSFVNVLSEAPRVLTPANKVYQVISNSRALLDCYAFGSPVPKITWFKDSRSSTLEGDPYILLANGSLEIHVAQAANSGKYTCVARNSLGISENHVYLEVKEPTRILKQPEYKVVRRSKDVVFECKVKHDPTLIPTMTWLKDGGELPDDERFVVDSDSLTIMEVTEEDAGTYTCIMNTTLDQDSASATLTIVEYPEPPTDLELTDMKPKSVQLTWIPGDEHNSPIHKFLIQYSDSLHHHGHWHNLTEVPGTKTTAHLKLSPYVHYTFRVLALNAVGFSSPSQPSRMYPTNPAAPDENPDRVEVFGTEHDNLLISWKPLTGLQANGPGLQYLVMWRQKDVEKDWTSVTVANVSKFMVSGMPTFMLYEVKVQAINNYGIGPDPIVFSGYSGEDLPIQPPDNVHALVLNSTLAEVRWEPVPVKTVRGHLQGYRVYYWRERSLHKHNPHHVEQQVLTFSGNRIHGLLPGLQPYSLYWFNVRAFNRKGEGPPCSNQQFETPEGVPGRPSFLRIANTNLDSLTLEWGPPYEQNGRLTGYSLKYQTVNNSNQLGPVEELSLPANETSVTLLNLKYSTRYKFYFSAETGQGSGPALTEEAITVVDEAMAARQVDIATQGWFIGLMCAIALLILILLIICFIQRNKGGKYPVKEKEDAHTDPEFQPMKEDDCTFGEYSDNEDHKPLKGSRSPSNGTVRRDNSDDSLVDYGGDGGDGQFNEDGSFIGQYSGKSSTRDIIGGHESSEAPSPVNTSAMNSFV, encoded by the exons TGCCGCAGCCGCCCACCATAACTCACCAGTCGCCTAAAGATTACATCATTGACCCTCGGGAGAACATCGTCATTCACTGCGACGCCAAGGGAAAGCCGCATCCTAG CTTCTCGTGGACCAGGAATGGGACCCACTTCGACATCGACCAGGACTCCAAGGTGACGATGAAACCCCGCTCTGGCACCCTGGTGGTGGACATCAGTGGGGAGAAGGCTGAGACCTACGAGGGGGTCTACCAGTGTACTGCCAGGAACGAACATGGGACTGCGGTGTCCAACAACATCGTCATCAGACAGTCCA GGTCCCCCTTGTGGTCAAAGGAAAGGAATCCACCAATTGTGGTCCAAGAAGGCGTGTCTCTGGTGCTAGAGTGCCGGCCCCCTGCCGGCTTGCCCCCGCCCATCATATTCTGGATGAACAACA ACTTCCAGAGACTGCCTCAGAGCAGCCGTGTTTCCCAGGGCTTGAATGGAGACCTGTACTTCTCCAATGTCCTGGCGGAGGACACCCGGAAAGACTACATCTGTTACGCTCGCttcccccacacacagaccatcCAGCAGAAACAGCCCATCACTGTCATGGTTCTTGACT TGGATGCATTCAATGAGACTGTTGCTGCTTTGTACAATGAAACTGATTTTTTTAGTG ATGGCTCGGTGGGTGAGAGGAAACCCACCTTTCTCATCCCCTCGGGCTCCAGCAGCTCCAAGATGGTGCTCAGAGGCGAGGTCCTGGAGTTGGAGTGCATTGCTGAAGGCCT TCCAACCCCAGAGGTTTCGTGGATGAAGATGAGCGGGGAGTTTCCCGCCTCGCGGACCTCCGTCTTGCAATTCAAGAAGACCCTGCGAATCGAGAACGTGTCGGAGGCGGACGCCGGGGATTACCGTTGCACCGGGCATAACCACCTGGGCTCCGTGCACCACACCTTCCATGTCACCGTCCGAG CGGCCCCATACTGGATCAGTGTCCCCAGGAACCTGGTGCTGGCCCCCAGAGAGAACGGGATCCTGATCTGCCGGGCCAGTGGAATACCCAAACCCACCATCACCTGGGCCATGAACGGAATCCCCATAGAGA ATTCACCAAGGGACCCTAGTCGGAAGGTGGAGGGGGATACCATCATGTTTGCAGAGGTCCAGACTGGATCTAGTGCTGTCTACCAATGCAACGTATCCAATGAATATGGATATCTGCTAGCTAACTCCTTCGTAAACGTTCTTT CTGAAGCACCAAGAGTACTGACCCCGGCCAACAAGGTCTACCAGGTGATCAGCAACAGTCGTGCCTTACTGGACTGCTATGCCTTCGGATCGCCTGTTCCAAAAATCACCTG GTTCAAGGACAGCAGGTCCAGCACCCTGGAAGGGGATCCGTATATTCTGCTAGCGAACGGCAGTCTGGAGATTCATGTGGCCCAGGCCGCCAACAGCGGGAAGTATACCTGTGTTGCGCGCAACTCTCTGGGCATCTCTGAGAATCACGTCTATctggaggtcaaag AGCCCACCCGGATCCTGAAGCAGCCAGAGTACAAGGTGGTGCGTAGGAGCAAGGATGTGGTGTTTGAGTGTAAAGTGAAACACGACCCCACCCTCATCCCCACCATGACCTGGCTCAAAGACGGCGGGGAACTTCCGGATGAtgagag GTTTGTGGTAGACTCTGACAGCCTGACCATAATGGAGGTGACGGAGGAGGATGCGGGGACCTACACCTGCATCATGAACACCACTCTTGACCAGGATTCAGCCAGCGCCACCCTGACCATAGTCG AATATCCAGAACCTCCCACTGACCTGGAGCTGACTGATATGAAGCCTAAGAGTGTCCAACTTACCTGGATTCCTGGAGATGAACACAACAGCCCTATTCACA AGTTTTTGATCCAGTACTCGGACTCCCTCCACCACCATGGCCACTGGCACAACCTGACTGAGGTACCGGGCACCAAGACCACGGCCCACCTCAAGCTGTCCCCTTATGTCCACTACACCTTCAGAGTTCTGGCCCTCAACGCCGTGGGCTTCTCCAGCCCCTCCCAGCCCTCCCGCATGTACCCGACCAACCCTGCAG CTCCAGATGAGAACCCTGATAGAGTGGAAGTCTTCGGGACAGAACATGACAACCTCCTGATCTCATGGAAG CCTCTCACTGGCCTCCAGGCCAATGGTCCCGGGCTGCAGTATCTGGTCATGTGGAGACAGAAGGACGTGGAGAAGGACTGGACCTCAGTGACAGTTGCTAACGTCTCCAAGTTCATGGTATCTGGCATGCCCACCTTCATGCTCTACGAGGTCAAGGTTCAAGCCATCAACAACTACGGGATTGGCCCTGACCCGATAGTGTTCAGTGGGTACTCCGGAGAGGACT TGCCGATCCAGCCGCCAGACAATGTCCATGCCCTGGTGTTGAACAGCACCCTGGCTGAGGTGCGCTGGGAGCCCGTTCCGGTCAAAACAGTCCGGGGGCATCTGCAAGGATACCGG gtGTACTACTGGCGTGAGCGCAGCCTTCACAAGCACAACCCGCACCATGTGGAGCAGCAAGTGCTGACCTTCAGTGGCAACCGGATCCACGGCCTGCTGCCCGGCCTGCAGCCCTACAGCCTCTACTGGTTCAACGTCCGCGCGTTCAACCGCAAGGGAGAGGGGCCCCCCTGCTCTAACCAGCAGTTTGAGACCCCCGAAGGAG TCCCGGGGCGGCCATCTTTCCTGAGAATTGCAAACACTAACCTGGACTCCCTGACTCTGGAGTGGGGTCCGCCCTACGAACAGAACGGACGCCTCACTGGTTACTCCCTGAAATACCAGACAG TCAATAACTCCAACCAGCTGGGTCCGGTGGAGGAGCTGAGCCTGCCGGCCAACGAGACCTCCGTCACGCTGCTAAACCTCAAGTACAGCACACGCTACAAGTTTTATTTCAGTGCTGAAACGGGCCAGGGATCTGGGCCTGCCCTTACTGAGGAAGCAATCACTGTCGTGGATGAAG CTATGGCGGCCAGACAGGTGGACATCGCCACTCAGGGCTGGTTCATTGGTCTGATGTGCGCCATCgccctcctcatcctcatcctcctcatcatctGCTTCATCCAGAGGAACAAGGGGGGCAAATACCCAG tgaaagagaaagaagacgCCCACACTGATCCTGAGTTCCAGCCCATGAAAGAGGACGACTGTACCTTCGGGGAATACAG TGACAATGAGGACCATAAACCATTAAAGGGGAGTCGCTCGCCATCTAACGGGACGGTGCGCAGGGACAACAGTGACGACAGTTTAGTTGACTACGGTGGCGATGGCGGCGACGGACAGTTCAACGAGGACGGGTCTTTTATTGGGCAGTATAGCGGGAAAAGCTCCACCAGAGACATCATTGGAGGCCACGAGAGCTCTGAGGCCCCCTCTCCGGTTAATACCTCCGCCATGAACTCCTTCGTGTAG
- the LOC105021842 gene encoding neuronal cell adhesion molecule isoform X1, with product MERMRTRTSAAVFLMLILGYLGNALEVPLDPKVLEGLPQPPTITHQSPKDYIIDPRENIVIHCDAKGKPHPSFSWTRNGTHFDIDQDSKVTMKPRSGTLVVDISGEKAETYEGVYQCTARNEHGTAVSNNIVIRQSRSPLWSKERNPPIVVQEGVSLVLECRPPAGLPPPIIFWMNNNFQRLPQSSRVSQGLNGDLYFSNVLAEDTRKDYICYARFPHTQTIQQKQPITVMVLDLDAFNETVAALYNETDFFSDGSVGERKPTFLIPSGSSSSKMVLRGEVLELECIAEGLPTPEVSWMKMSGEFPASRTSVLQFKKTLRIENVSEADAGDYRCTGHNHLGSVHHTFHVTVRAAPYWISVPRNLVLAPRENGILICRASGIPKPTITWAMNGIPIENSPRDPSRKVEGDTIMFAEVQTGSSAVYQCNVSNEYGYLLANSFVNVLSEAPRVLTPANKVYQVISNSRALLDCYAFGSPVPKITWFKDSRSSTLEGDPYILLANGSLEIHVAQAANSGKYTCVARNSLGISENHVYLEVKEPTRILKQPEYKVVRRSKDVVFECKVKHDPTLIPTMTWLKDGGELPDDERFVVDSDSLTIMEVTEEDAGTYTCIMNTTLDQDSASATLTIVEVTPTPAVVYEYPEPPTDLELTDMKPKSVQLTWIPGDEHNSPIHKFLIQYSDSLHHHGHWHNLTEVPGTKTTAHLKLSPYVHYTFRVLALNAVGFSSPSQPSRMYPTNPAAPDENPDRVEVFGTEHDNLLISWKPLTGLQANGPGLQYLVMWRQKDVEKDWTSVTVANVSKFMVSGMPTFMLYEVKVQAINNYGIGPDPIVFSGYSGEDLPIQPPDNVHALVLNSTLAEVRWEPVPVKTVRGHLQGYRVYYWRERSLHKHNPHHVEQQVLTFSGNRIHGLLPGLQPYSLYWFNVRAFNRKGEGPPCSNQQFETPEGVPGRPSFLRIANTNLDSLTLEWGPPYEQNGRLTGYSLKYQTVNNSNQLGPVEELSLPANETSVTLLNLKYSTRYKFYFSAETGQGSGPALTEEAITVVDEVLLHQPAADVAGGGNTQPSPPIARSPPRPPFHKVHPVAPAFGNVSFSTREDGTLISWEYWGTEKNIYVEYIVENDNSEEEWNREYVNGSQAYVLKGLKEGLSYKVRMVAVGPHDQVVLHQSEELLVMVPAMAARQVDIATQGWFIGLMCAIALLILILLIICFIQRNKGGKYPVKEKEDAHTDPEFQPMKEDDCTFGEYSDNEDHKPLKGSRSPSNGTVRRDNSDDSLVDYGGDGGDGQFNEDGSFIGQYSGKSSTRDIIGGHESSEAPSPVNTSAMNSFV from the exons TGCCGCAGCCGCCCACCATAACTCACCAGTCGCCTAAAGATTACATCATTGACCCTCGGGAGAACATCGTCATTCACTGCGACGCCAAGGGAAAGCCGCATCCTAG CTTCTCGTGGACCAGGAATGGGACCCACTTCGACATCGACCAGGACTCCAAGGTGACGATGAAACCCCGCTCTGGCACCCTGGTGGTGGACATCAGTGGGGAGAAGGCTGAGACCTACGAGGGGGTCTACCAGTGTACTGCCAGGAACGAACATGGGACTGCGGTGTCCAACAACATCGTCATCAGACAGTCCA GGTCCCCCTTGTGGTCAAAGGAAAGGAATCCACCAATTGTGGTCCAAGAAGGCGTGTCTCTGGTGCTAGAGTGCCGGCCCCCTGCCGGCTTGCCCCCGCCCATCATATTCTGGATGAACAACA ACTTCCAGAGACTGCCTCAGAGCAGCCGTGTTTCCCAGGGCTTGAATGGAGACCTGTACTTCTCCAATGTCCTGGCGGAGGACACCCGGAAAGACTACATCTGTTACGCTCGCttcccccacacacagaccatcCAGCAGAAACAGCCCATCACTGTCATGGTTCTTGACT TGGATGCATTCAATGAGACTGTTGCTGCTTTGTACAATGAAACTGATTTTTTTAGTG ATGGCTCGGTGGGTGAGAGGAAACCCACCTTTCTCATCCCCTCGGGCTCCAGCAGCTCCAAGATGGTGCTCAGAGGCGAGGTCCTGGAGTTGGAGTGCATTGCTGAAGGCCT TCCAACCCCAGAGGTTTCGTGGATGAAGATGAGCGGGGAGTTTCCCGCCTCGCGGACCTCCGTCTTGCAATTCAAGAAGACCCTGCGAATCGAGAACGTGTCGGAGGCGGACGCCGGGGATTACCGTTGCACCGGGCATAACCACCTGGGCTCCGTGCACCACACCTTCCATGTCACCGTCCGAG CGGCCCCATACTGGATCAGTGTCCCCAGGAACCTGGTGCTGGCCCCCAGAGAGAACGGGATCCTGATCTGCCGGGCCAGTGGAATACCCAAACCCACCATCACCTGGGCCATGAACGGAATCCCCATAGAGA ATTCACCAAGGGACCCTAGTCGGAAGGTGGAGGGGGATACCATCATGTTTGCAGAGGTCCAGACTGGATCTAGTGCTGTCTACCAATGCAACGTATCCAATGAATATGGATATCTGCTAGCTAACTCCTTCGTAAACGTTCTTT CTGAAGCACCAAGAGTACTGACCCCGGCCAACAAGGTCTACCAGGTGATCAGCAACAGTCGTGCCTTACTGGACTGCTATGCCTTCGGATCGCCTGTTCCAAAAATCACCTG GTTCAAGGACAGCAGGTCCAGCACCCTGGAAGGGGATCCGTATATTCTGCTAGCGAACGGCAGTCTGGAGATTCATGTGGCCCAGGCCGCCAACAGCGGGAAGTATACCTGTGTTGCGCGCAACTCTCTGGGCATCTCTGAGAATCACGTCTATctggaggtcaaag AGCCCACCCGGATCCTGAAGCAGCCAGAGTACAAGGTGGTGCGTAGGAGCAAGGATGTGGTGTTTGAGTGTAAAGTGAAACACGACCCCACCCTCATCCCCACCATGACCTGGCTCAAAGACGGCGGGGAACTTCCGGATGAtgagag GTTTGTGGTAGACTCTGACAGCCTGACCATAATGGAGGTGACGGAGGAGGATGCGGGGACCTACACCTGCATCATGAACACCACTCTTGACCAGGATTCAGCCAGCGCCACCCTGACCATAGTCG AGGTCACTCCAACTCCAGCCGTTGTCTACG AATATCCAGAACCTCCCACTGACCTGGAGCTGACTGATATGAAGCCTAAGAGTGTCCAACTTACCTGGATTCCTGGAGATGAACACAACAGCCCTATTCACA AGTTTTTGATCCAGTACTCGGACTCCCTCCACCACCATGGCCACTGGCACAACCTGACTGAGGTACCGGGCACCAAGACCACGGCCCACCTCAAGCTGTCCCCTTATGTCCACTACACCTTCAGAGTTCTGGCCCTCAACGCCGTGGGCTTCTCCAGCCCCTCCCAGCCCTCCCGCATGTACCCGACCAACCCTGCAG CTCCAGATGAGAACCCTGATAGAGTGGAAGTCTTCGGGACAGAACATGACAACCTCCTGATCTCATGGAAG CCTCTCACTGGCCTCCAGGCCAATGGTCCCGGGCTGCAGTATCTGGTCATGTGGAGACAGAAGGACGTGGAGAAGGACTGGACCTCAGTGACAGTTGCTAACGTCTCCAAGTTCATGGTATCTGGCATGCCCACCTTCATGCTCTACGAGGTCAAGGTTCAAGCCATCAACAACTACGGGATTGGCCCTGACCCGATAGTGTTCAGTGGGTACTCCGGAGAGGACT TGCCGATCCAGCCGCCAGACAATGTCCATGCCCTGGTGTTGAACAGCACCCTGGCTGAGGTGCGCTGGGAGCCCGTTCCGGTCAAAACAGTCCGGGGGCATCTGCAAGGATACCGG gtGTACTACTGGCGTGAGCGCAGCCTTCACAAGCACAACCCGCACCATGTGGAGCAGCAAGTGCTGACCTTCAGTGGCAACCGGATCCACGGCCTGCTGCCCGGCCTGCAGCCCTACAGCCTCTACTGGTTCAACGTCCGCGCGTTCAACCGCAAGGGAGAGGGGCCCCCCTGCTCTAACCAGCAGTTTGAGACCCCCGAAGGAG TCCCGGGGCGGCCATCTTTCCTGAGAATTGCAAACACTAACCTGGACTCCCTGACTCTGGAGTGGGGTCCGCCCTACGAACAGAACGGACGCCTCACTGGTTACTCCCTGAAATACCAGACAG TCAATAACTCCAACCAGCTGGGTCCGGTGGAGGAGCTGAGCCTGCCGGCCAACGAGACCTCCGTCACGCTGCTAAACCTCAAGTACAGCACACGCTACAAGTTTTATTTCAGTGCTGAAACGGGCCAGGGATCTGGGCCTGCCCTTACTGAGGAAGCAATCACTGTCGTGGATGAAG TCCTACTGCATCAGCCCGCGGCCGATGTGGCCGGAGGAG GGAACACCCAACCCTCTCCTCCCATAGCTCGGTCTCCACCACGCCCCCCGTTCCACAAGG TGCATCCAGTGGCTCCTGCATTTGGGAACGTTAGCTTCTCCACGAGAGAGGACGGAACGCTTATCAGTTGGGAGTACTGGGGAACCGAGAAAAACATTTACGTAGAGTATATAGTAGAGAACGATAACA GCGAAGAAGAGTGGAACAGGGAGTACGTAAATGGCTCTCAGGCCTATGTGCTGAAGGGATTAAAGGAGGGCTTGTCTTATAAGGTGCGCATGGTCGCCGTGGGTCCACACGACCAAGTGGTGCTCCACCAATCAGAGGAGCTTTTGGTGATGGTTCCAG CTATGGCGGCCAGACAGGTGGACATCGCCACTCAGGGCTGGTTCATTGGTCTGATGTGCGCCATCgccctcctcatcctcatcctcctcatcatctGCTTCATCCAGAGGAACAAGGGGGGCAAATACCCAG tgaaagagaaagaagacgCCCACACTGATCCTGAGTTCCAGCCCATGAAAGAGGACGACTGTACCTTCGGGGAATACAG TGACAATGAGGACCATAAACCATTAAAGGGGAGTCGCTCGCCATCTAACGGGACGGTGCGCAGGGACAACAGTGACGACAGTTTAGTTGACTACGGTGGCGATGGCGGCGACGGACAGTTCAACGAGGACGGGTCTTTTATTGGGCAGTATAGCGGGAAAAGCTCCACCAGAGACATCATTGGAGGCCACGAGAGCTCTGAGGCCCCCTCTCCGGTTAATACCTCCGCCATGAACTCCTTCGTGTAG